Below is a window of Candidatus Hydrogenedentota bacterium DNA.
TCCATACCGCCGCGCTTACCAATCCACTGCAGCAGCAATTGCGGGTCTCTGCGTCGCAGCTCTTCAATAACAGCGAGGCCGGGGGAGGTGTGTCCGCCCGTACCGCCGCCGGTAATCATAATTCGCAAAGTTAGAAACTCCTTAAGCGGGTTGCCCCTTCGGTTCTGTTGGTTCGACACGCAAACCAGTCACTTCGTAGGCGTATACGGTACGTTGTTTTCCTTTTAAAATCAAGGTACCTAAAGATTGGGTTTTCACACGGTCACTCACGGCCTTCCATGTTTCCTGACCTATGACCACTTTTCCGGGATCGGCCATTTCACAAAAACGTTTTGCCGTGTTCACATGATCGCCGACCACCGTGTAATCCATATGCCGCGGTGAGCCTATAAAACCGGCGACTACTTCGCCGGAATCAATACCGATCCCAATCTCAAAGCAAGGGCGTCTTTCTGCTTCTCGTTTGAGATTCAATTCTCTATTCTTTTGTTGCATTTCAAGGGCCGTACAAACAGCGCGCCACGCATCATCACTGCAGGGCACGGGCGCGCCGAATATAGCCATAAATTCGTCGCCCATATATTTATCCAGTGTACCTGAATGGGCGAAGAGTACCTCTGTCATGGCCGTGAAATGTTCGTTGAGCAGCATAACAAGGCTTTGCGGATCCAGTTCTTCCGCGATTTTTGAGCTTCCTCGTATATCACAAAACAAGGTGGTTGCCCGTGTTTTTTTGCTGCCCAACGACAAGGCTTCCGCTTCAGTCATAATTTTATCTACAAGGGGGCTAGGCAGAAAACGCGCCAAACTGATCCGTTTCTTTTCTGATTCTATTACCCGATTGTGAAGCCGTACATTGTCAATGGCGAGGGCTGCCTGGGCGGCAAGGGAAGAGAAGAGTTCTAGATCGTCAGTCGTGAAAAGGCCTTGTCTTGAATCGGTGTCTACATAGATTGAACCCAGTAATTTTTGATTGGTTCTCAAAGGGACGCCCATGGCGCTCGTAATCGTTTCTTGATCGGAGCCCCGTTGCTTTTCGATATCTCCCACCTTGCTCACGTCAGCGATCAAGACGGGGGTTCCATCAATGGCCGCGCGGCCGGCAATGCCCATGCTCAAAGAATTCGCTGTCAGTTCTTTATCAATATGACGGGTTGCAGCGGCTTGCAGATTACCGTTTTTTTCATGTTGTAATAAAACAAAACCCCGTTTCGCTCGGAGTGCATCCATGATAATGGTCAGCGTTTCTGTTAATCGGGTTTTCAGATCAAAATCTGATGCCATGACCATGCTCGCCTTGTGCAACGCTTCAAGGCGTCGGTACGCTCTGCTGATGCGCACCAACTCAGCGGGTTCCGCTTTTAGATTCGCCTGACTTTCCGTGGTTGATGGCACAACTGGGGCAGAGGCTTTGCCGCCTATCAGCGTTATATGTTTGCTGATACGATCCATTTCTTGGCGAATTGTGTTGATCGATGTTTCAAGGTCGCTGCGGTCTTTTTCCTCCTCCACTTCGGAAGCTGCATTGATCGATCCGTAACGGGTGTCATTGCGGTATTGGAGAATACATTTGCTGCCGAGCCGAATTTCGTCCAGATGCTTCAGAAACTGTTCTTTTATTCGTTGACGATTTACATAGGTTCCGTTGAGGCTGTTTAAGTCCATGATCATGGTGCG
It encodes the following:
- a CDS encoding FHA domain-containing protein; the protein is MPQLIIEQPGEAAMTIPLAEKPLRLGRAEDNDVVLAAEEVSRYHARIWRSGTRTMIMDLNSLNGTYVNRQRIKEQFLKHLDEIRLGSKCILQYRNDTRYGSINAASEVEEEKDRSDLETSINTIRQEMDRISKHITLIGGKASAPVVPSTTESQANLKAEPAELVRISRAYRRLEALHKASMVMASDFDLKTRLTETLTIIMDALRAKRGFVLLQHEKNGNLQAAATRHIDKELTANSLSMGIAGRAAIDGTPVLIADVSKVGDIEKQRGSDQETITSAMGVPLRTNQKLLGSIYVDTDSRQGLFTTDDLELFSSLAAQAALAIDNVRLHNRVIESEKKRISLARFLPSPLVDKIMTEAEALSLGSKKTRATTLFCDIRGSSKIAEELDPQSLVMLLNEHFTAMTEVLFAHSGTLDKYMGDEFMAIFGAPVPCSDDAWRAVCTALEMQQKNRELNLKREAERRPCFEIGIGIDSGEVVAGFIGSPRHMDYTVVGDHVNTAKRFCEMADPGKVVIGQETWKAVSDRVKTQSLGTLILKGKQRTVYAYEVTGLRVEPTEPKGQPA